From a region of the Alosa sapidissima isolate fAloSap1 chromosome 9, fAloSap1.pri, whole genome shotgun sequence genome:
- the brat1 gene encoding BRCA1-associated ATM activator 1, producing MDQGTMDADCIALLPGVLTFLADPKQSLPDDTCLEKLLDWLTNIINEDDDRNLLDQQPCLLEFISSMCASKTTDPIILSFTLKLTGLLAATERGFSRLEERGVVQEAFACKAEAEGDGGGGGVRAQWGEASVRCGWLLGLRALLQHHPAMLFISQRGLTKLILQLQRDKSLFVAAAANQLLAHILNFPHPPMTEQQQQQQGTAQENGSSAPECNTVTAEIVGHVGEALVSQEHFRVLQALRLLALSLPGCGAPLLGSVWRGALGPLEVLLEAGMNKLSLPIMEVLHAASTTELFSQSDARVEELMRATLRVGEPKTAIQCASAITRLQHCSEPLKRLAVGIVLQPLEFITGSPLQILPNGSGDAKQANSHQPALREQLCQKSQCISLLSLSLSSVAELSLANSLFVDASVEAVTGAVLQLLKVGLGQSPSPSPPNKAYIQLIGCSRVQRCGLDALISLSSCEGVRCLRQEVLDLLHQCLQHPDSDPTVLQKTLQALLKWICLDSSDCSEKTHFLTQSLFPALMKRVCDMHWEVRDSTLEFITQLIVNSSDSVAFSGALRGSGIVSLLLACLDDSEGYVRASAISALGQAVTAAQHQGETNTNSHHSLPEEVLTRLLAILAQDTEGFPRRAVLKTVTSWLSRPRPPPDLDQSLSALLTLGIDDFDWEVKVHTLELAETVMDKTLSRGSLTEALERLQEYGVFGVLFKGLLDCDRPVAQKACQLLLKLREVLEVKGESAGSPPGDTPTFHLQSHQWGEDLLRKCKGVNGDSDWPGEGVPAGDWPKGEEVSLREVVGRLDLEGMRQALARSSDHAMASPRSLMEDILAVAQQSDDNAVDCY from the exons ATGGATCAAG GCACGATGGACGCCGACTGCATTGCGCTACTCCCCGGAGTCCTTACATTTCTGGCGGATCCGAAGCAATCTTTACCTGATGACACTTGTCTAGAGAAGCTGCTGGACTGGCTTACAAACATAATCAATGAAG ATGATGACCGGAATCTTCTTGACCAGCAGCCATGCCTCCTGGAGTTCATATCCAGCATGTGTGCATCAAAAACTACAGATCCCATAATCCTCTCCTTCACCCTCAAACTCACTGGCCTACTGGCTGCCACTGAGAGGGGCTTCAGTCGTTTAGAA GAGCGAGGCGTTGTGCAGGAGGCGTTTGCGTGCAAGGCCGAGGCCGAGGGGGATGGAGGCGGCGGGGGCGTGCGTGCGCAGTGGGGGGAGGCGTCGGTGCGCTGCGGCTGGCTGCTGGGCCTCAGGGCCCTGCTGCAGCACCACCCGGCCATGCTGTTCATCAGCCAGCGCG GCCTCACCAAACTCATCCTCCAATTGCAGCGCGACAAGAGTCTCTTTGTCGCAGCCGCAGCCAATCAGCTCCTCGCTCACATCCTCAACTTCCCGCACCCACCAAtgacagagcagcagcagcagcagcaggggacagCCCAAGAGAACGGGAGCTCGGCCCCGGAATGCAACACCGTCACCGCAGAGATCGTGGGGCATGTCGGGGAAGCCCTGGTGTCCCAGGAGCACTTCCGTGTCCTCCAGGCGCTGAGGCTGCTGGCTCTGAGTCTGCCCGGCTGCGGAGCTCCTCTGCTGGGGAGCGTGTGGAGGGGGGCTTTGGGCCCTCTGGAGGTGCTCCTGGAGGCTGGGATGAACAAGCTCTCCCTGCCCATTATGGAGGTCCTGCATGCAGCCTCCAC GACTGAGCtgttcagccaatcagatgcCAGAGTGGAGGAGCTGATGAGGGCCACTCTGAGGGTGGGGGAGCCCAAGACAGCCATCCAGTGTGCCTCAGCCATCACACGCCTGCagcactg ctcagaGCCATTAAAGAGGTTGGCGGTGGGTATAGTTCTCCAGCCTCTGGAGTTCATCACTGGTTCTCCTCTCCAGATACTGCCTAACGGTTCAG GGGATGCTAAGCAGGCCAACAGCCACCAGCCTGCCCTGAGGGAACAGCTTTGCCAGAAGTCTCAGTGTATCTCTCTGCTGTCTCTGTCCCTGAGCAGTGTGGCTGAGCTCAGTCTCGCA AATTCCCTGTTTGTGGACGCCTCAGTGGAGGCTGTCACAGGAGCGGTGTTGCAGCTTCTGAAGGTGGGTCTCGGACAAAGCCCCTCCCCCTCGCCGCCCAACAAGGCCTACATCCAACTGATTGGCTGCAGCAGGGTCCAGAGGTGTGGTTTAGATGCCCTGATCAGCCTCAGTTCCTGTGAAG GTGTCCGATGCCTCAGGCAGGAGGTGTTGGACCTGCTCCACCAGTGCCTCCAGCACCCCGACTCCGACCCCACG gtGCTACAGAAGACCTTGCAGGCGTTACTGAAGTGGATCTGTTTAGACTCCTCTGACTGTTCAGAGAAAACACACTTCCTCACTCAGA gtcTATTCCCAGCACTGATGAAGCGTGTGTGTGACATGCATTGGGAAGTTAGGGACTCTACTCTGGAGTTCATCACTCAGCTCATCGTAAACTCTAGCG acTCCGTAGCCTTTAGCGGTGCTCTGCGGGGCAGTGGCATTGTCTCTCTGCTGCTCGCCTGCCTGGATGACTCGGAGGGTTACGTCAGAGCCAGCGCCATCAGCGCCCTGGGACAAGCAGTGACTGCCGCTCAACACCAGGGggagacaaacacaaactcacaccatAGCCTGCCG GAGGAAGTCCTGACCCGTCTGCTGGCCATCTTGGCTCAAGACACAGAGGGCTTCCCCCGCCGCGCCGTCCTCAAGACAGTCACCAGTTGGCTCTCCAGGCCGCGCCCCCCTCCCGACCTCGACCAATCCCTGTCTGCCCTGCTGACTCTGGGCATTGACGACTTCGACTGGGAGGTCAAAGTTCACACCCTGGAGCTGGCCGAGACGGTAATGGACAAGACGCTGAGTCGTGGCTCCCTCACGGAGGCCTTGGAGAGGCTCCAGGAGTATGGGGTGTTCGGTGTCCTCTTCAAAGGTCTTCTCGACTGCGACCGGCCAGTCGCCCAGAAGgcctgccagctgttgctcAAGCTCCGAGAGGTCCTGGAGGTCAAAGGTGAGTCGGCGGGGTCGCCGCCCGGGGACACGCCCACGTTCCATCTCCAGAGCCACCAATGGGGCGAGGACTTGCTGAGGAAGTGTAAGGGTGTCAACGGCGATTCTGATTGGCCCGGAGAGGGGGTGCCGGCAGGTGATTGGCCgaagggggaggaggtgagCCTGAGGGAGGTGGTGGGGCGGCTGGACCTGGAGGGCATGAGGCAGGCGCTGGCACGGAGTAGTGACCACGCCATGGCATCACCGCGCTCACTCATGGAGGACATCCTGGCCGTAGCACAACAGAGCGACGACAACGCCGTGGACTGctactga